The following proteins come from a genomic window of Rattus norvegicus strain BN/NHsdMcwi chromosome 8, GRCr8, whole genome shotgun sequence:
- the Cd276 gene encoding CD276 antigen precursor, with translation MLRGWGGPSVGVSMGTALGVLCLCLTGAVEVQVSEDPVVALVDTDATLRCSFSPEPGFSLRQLNLIWQLTDTKQLVHSFTEGRDQGSAYANRTALFPDLLVQGNASLRLQRVRVTDEGSYTCFVSIQDFDSAAVSLQVAAPYSKPSMTLEPNKDLRPGDMVTITCSSYQGYPEAEVFWKDGQGLPLTGNVTTSQMANERGLFDVHSVLRVVLGANGTYSCLVRNPVLQQDAHGSVTITGQPMTFPPEALWVTVGLSVCLVILLVALAFVCWRKIKQSCEEENAGAEDQDGDGEGSKTALRPLKHSENKEDDGQEIA, from the exons ATGCTTCGAGGATGGGGTGGCCCCAGTGTGGGTGTGTCTATGGGCACGGCACTGGGAGTGTTGTGCCTCTGCCTTACAG gagcTGTGGAggtccaagtctctgaagacccTGTGGTGGCCCTAGTGGATACGGATGCCACCCTACGCTGCTCCTTCTCCCCAGAGCCTGGCTTCAGCCTGAGACAGCTCAACCTCATCTGGCAGCTGACAGACACCAAACAGCTGGTGCACAGCTTCACTGAGGGCCGGGACCAAGGCAGTGCCTATGCCAACCGCACGGCGCTCTTCCCTGACTTGTTGGTGCAGGGCAATGCATCCCTGAGGCTGCAGCGTGTCCGAGTAACCGACGAGGGCAGCTACACCTGCTTTGTGAGCATCCAGGACTTTGACAGCGCTGCTGTTAGCCTGCAGGTGGCCG CCCCCTACTCAAAGCCCAGCATGACCCTGGAGCCCAACAAGGACCTGCGTCCAGGGGACATGGTGACCATCACGTGCTCCAGCTACCAGGGCTATCCCGAGGCTGAGGTGTTCTGGAAGGACGGACAGGGATTGCCCTTGACTGGCAATGTGACCACATCCCAGATGGCCAACGAGCGGGGCCTGTTCGATGTTCACAGTGTGCTGAGGGTGGTGCTGGGTGCTAATGGCACCTACAGCTGCCTGGTCCGCAACCCGGTGTTGCAGCAAGATGCTCATGGCTCGGTCACCATCACAG gGCAGCCCATGACATTCCCCCCTGAGGCTCTATGGGTGACTGTGgggctctctgtctgtcttgtgaTACTGCTGGTGGCCCTGGCCTTCGTGTGCTGGAGAAAGATCAAGCAGAGCTGTGAAGAGGAGAATGCAG GTGCTGAGGACCAGGATGGGGATGGAGAAGGATCCAAGACAG ctcttcGGCCTCTGAAACACTCTGAAAACAAAGAAG ATGACGGACAAGAAATAGCTTGA